The Flavivirga eckloniae genomic interval TCCAACTACAACTCTATTTCTCCATATTTCTAAATCTCCTTTATCTGGATTTACAATAATATCAAAATTGTCATCATCACCATACTTCTTCTTTAAGGCACTTCTAAATACATCTTCTAAAATTGCCATTAACGTTACTCTGTCAATTAGCTTATCGTCTTTGAATTCTGAAAAAGATTCAATTAACGCGATATTCTCCATAACTCTTTTTGATTTAAAATTTAATCATAACTTTAGCTTCTACAATATTTTCGTAAGCGATATTCGCTTCTTTCTTAACAGTTACTTTACCTTTCCCTATGGGTTTAGGCTCTCTAACTTTCCATTCTAATTTAATATCATTATCAGTTGCTTCTGTAAGTGTTCCTTCCAATTCATCGGAAGCCATCTTTACTTTAAGCACCCTGTTTAAATTCTTTTTGTACTGTCGTTTGTGAACTAACGGCGATGTTGCTCCAGCAGACATAACTTCTAAAGAAAAGTCCTGTTCCTCCCTATCAAGATTATGCTCAATGGCTCTGCTTATGAACATACAGTCCTCAACCAAAACACCATTGTCTCCATCTATTATTACTTTAATTTGATTATCTCCCTGAATAGTAAAATCTATAAGAAATAAATCTGGCCTTTCAATTAACGCAGCCTCCAATAAGTCTGTAACAGTACTCTTAAACATTTTTTAGTATAAAAAGAGGGGACTTTTCGTCCCCTCATTTACTTTAATTTCGCCTTACAACGGTGCAAATATATAATATTTTATTGATTTTTAAAGGAATATTTCATAAATTTAGATATATCTTACCTGTCGCTTTATGAAAAAAATACTCGTTCCAACCGACTTTTCAACGCAAGCTGAAAATGCTTTAAAAGTAGCAGCTTTGTTGGCAAAGAAACATCATTGCGAAATTTATCTGTTACACATACTTGAAATGCCTATACAGCAGGTAGACCCTTTAAGCTCTTACAACAATTTGCCTGAGGCTGTGTATTTTATGAAATTAGCGCATAAACAATTTGAAGAATTAAAAGCCAAAGCATATTTAAAAGATCTAAAACTACATGAAACTGTAGAATTTCATGAAATTTTTAAGGGTGTTTTCCATGTTTGTAAAAAACATGATATCGACTTGGTTATTATGGGGTCTAACGGCGTAAGCGGTTTAAGAGAAATGCTTATTGGCAGTAACACCGAAAAGGTGGTTCGTACGTCTGAAACACCTGTTTTGGTTGTAAAAAACGAGCACGAAACTTTTAAGATTAATGATTTTGTATTTGCTTCAGATTTTAAAGACGAAAGCAAAGCTACTTTCGAAAAGGCTATTTACTTTGCCAATATATTGAAAGCAAAAATGCATTTACTTATGGTTAATACGCCCAATAAATTTATTACTTCTGCTAAATCGAAAGATAGGATGAAGACATTTGTTGAGGGGTTTGGCTTTTCAAATTATACAATTAACGTTTATAACGACATTAGTATTGAAAAAGGTATTATGAATTTTTCCCAATCCATAAATGCCGACTTGATTGGTATGAGTACGCATGGCAGACAGGGTATTTCTCATTTCTTTAACGGTAGCATTAGCGAAGATTTGGTAAATCATGCCAAACGTCCTGTGATTACTTTTAGAATATAATATTATTATAACAAGCAACAAACTACCATCATTAACACCATTTGCTATTTAACTTAAACTTAGCTATTCACTTTCATACAGCTTCTAATTAATCTAAAAGCATTTGTTATATGGCCTTCCACGGTTTTAATTGAGATATTCATATTTTCTGCTACCTGACTATACTTCATGCCCTTTATTTTATTTTCCTTAAATACATCTCTGCATTTTTTTGGCAATTTATCAATACATTTATCAAGCTTTAAAAGGCGTTCATTTTTCTCATCATTATCTAAATTAATAGCACGCATTAGAGCTGTTTGGTAATAAGACGATAACATTTCATCTTTTTTCTTACTTTTCCTGTAGGTATCTGTTAGTTTGTTATAAGCAATTCTTATTAAATAATTTTTAAGGGAAGTTGTTATGTTTATTTCTTTTCTTTTAGACCATAAGGTTATAAACGTTTCCTGAACAATATCTTCTACTTTTGCTTTATCTGACGTATAGCTGAGGAGGTAAAAACAAAGCAATTCGTAATGATCTGCATATATTTTTTCAAAGGCATGATCATCCCCATTTTTTAAAGCTGCTAATAAAATATTGAAATCCCCCATTTAATAAACAATATTAAAGGTTTTTACTTAATATTAAAAAAAACAAGGGTTTTTTGTTAAAACTCCGTCATTTTCATAAATACAATAAAAGTGAACAATAAAATAGATAGGTTAATCCTCAAATTAATTGAAAATACTATTTCAGATAAAGAGTCTGAAATACTGAAGACCTGGCTTAAGAGCGAAGAAAATTTGGCATATTTTAATGAGTTTATTGAAATAAACTATTTAATAAATTCTAAAAACAAATTTGATCATAAGCCTTCATTGGCAAACATCAAAGCATCTTATGTCAATAACAATGATACGTCTAAAAGCAGTAAGCCAAATAAAATCACCAGGCTATACAAATATGCAGCAGCTGCGTTAGTATTAATTTCTATGGGATATTTCTTTTTAACTAAAAAACATGTAGTTAATGAGAATAACTCAATAGTTAAAAACAACATTAGCATAGGTACAGACAAAGCCACTTTAACTTTAGATGACGGCTCTGAAATTGTACTAGAAAAAGAACAAGAATATATTGGAAATAATGTAAAAAGCAATGGTAAGGAACTTATTTACGATACTAGTCCTATTACAAAAAATCCAAAAACTGCTTATAATTATTTAACAATCCCTAAAGGCGGTCAATATTATGTAAAACTATCTGATGGAACTCAGGTTTGGTTAAATTCAGAATCCAAGCTAAAATATCCTGTTCATTTTGATAAAGAAGAAACCAGAATTGTAGAATTAATTTATGGTGAAGCTTTTTTTGATGTTACCCCTAGCACTAGTAATAATAACACATCCTTTAAAGTACTTTCCAATAAACAAGACATTGAAGTATTAGGAACCGAGTTTAATGTAAGAGCATATAATGATGAAGCATTTAGTTATACTACTCTAGTTGAAGGTAGTGTTGTTGTTGGTAATGCCACAAATAGAGAAACGTTAACGCCTTCAAGACAAGCGGTGCTAAATATTGAATCTAATGAGATACATACTACAGAGGCTGATGTATACAGCATAATAGGCTGGGTAAAAGGAGAGTTTAGATTTAGCAAACAAACCTTAGAAGACATGATGAAAACATTAAGCCGATGGTATGATGTTGATGTCGTTTTTAAAAATTCGGATACGAAAAACTTAGTATTCTCTGGTATTTTAAACAGAAGCAATAAAATAGATGTGCTCTTAAATAAAATTCAGAAAACAGGTGAAGTCAAATTTAGTATAACAAATAAAACTATAACTATAGAATAGGAAAAAGGAATAAAGCTAATACGTACCAGGCAGAAGCTAAATTCCCTTTAAAGTGAACCAATTAAACAATGTCTAACTAATTCAAAACAAATTTATGAAAATTAAACTGACCAATGTCTTTGATTTTTACAGTCAAAGATTTTTTAAAGCTATTATGAGAATTTTTGTTTTCTTATTATGCACAACAGTATTTAGTTTGAGCCCAAAAACTGGGTTTTCTCAAGATGCGCAAATTATCATCAATTCAGACAAGATTATATCTGTTGAGCAAATTTTTGAACTTATTAAAGAACAAACTGACTATAAATTTATTTATAGTTATAATTTAATAAAGAATGCACCACCAATTTCTTTAAAAAAAGGTGTTATAAGGGCAGGAACCTTATTAGAAAAAGGGCTGTCTGCTATTCATTGTACTTATGAATTTACAGATAACACTGTTATTGTTAAAAAGAAAAAAAGAACTGTAATACAGGAAACTATTACCATTAAAGGAAGCGTAAAAAACGATAGTGGTGATTTTTTACCTGGTGTGTCTTTATATGTTACAGGTTTAGACCCATCTACAGGCGATACGGCCAATGCCACTTTTATTAGAGGAACCACGACAGATTTTGATGGTACTTTTTCTCTAGAAGTAGAAGTAGGTTATTTTGTAACAGTAACAGCTCTTGGTTATAAATCTATATATCAAAAAATTACAGCAGACCAAACCACTTACAATTTTACATTACAAACGTCCAATCAATTAGATGAAGTATTAGTTGTAGGTTATGGTACTACAAGAAAAGAAGATTTAACAGGATCTGTAGGATCAGTTAAATCCGAAGAACTTAAACAAATTGTAACGCAAAGTTTTGATCAGGCATTAGTAGGTCAAGTAGCAGGGTTACATATTCAAACTACTGGTGGTGCGCCAGGAGGCTCTAAAACTATTGTAAACATTAGAGGTCTAAGTCAGATTAGTGGTGACAATCAACCATTATATATTGTAGATGGTGTCCCATTTGTAACATCCCCAGTTACTAATGATGGATTTATTAACTCTGTCTCCACAGAAAACCCATTAATAGCTATCGATCCTAGTAATATAGAACGTATAGATATTTTAAAAGATGCATCTTCAACTGCCATATATGGTTCTCGTGCTGCAAATGGGGTTATTATTGTTACCACAAAACGTGGTAAAAAGAATCAAGCACCAAGAATCTCTTATAACGTTAGCACAACCATACAAAATATTGCCAGAAGAAATGATTTGTTAAATGCCGCAGAGCATAGAGAACTCGTAACCAATCTTGCACAGGAATCAAGAGATAATTTCCTTTTTTATAGCTTTACCGACGAGGTTCTTGATGATCCAAATTTTTTCGGCAATGCAGATACTGATTGGCAGGACGTAATTACCAATGAAAATGCAGCTTGGGTTAGACACAACCTTAATATTAGTGGTGGCTCGGAAAACGTAGCTTATAGCCTTTCTTTAGGTACCGCCAGTCAAGATGGTGTTTTTATAGAAAGCAATTTTAAACGCTATACATTAGGTAGCAATGTAGATATTGACGTAACCGACCGTTTAAAGCTAGGTGTTTCGGTTAATTATAATCATTCGGTTAATAGAAGTAAGGATTTTGATAGTTATGAAAATGTATTTAATTACACGCCAGATCAATCTCCTTTTGATGAAAATGGTAATTTTTCTATACAAGACAGGTTCCTCACTTTTGGAAACGATAAACCATTCACACTTTTAGGAGAAGGTAATCAAACCAGAAATAGAGCCGTAAGTCATAATATATTTGGATCTGTATACGGAGAACTTAAATTAGCTGACGGATTAAAATTTAGATCTTCAATAAACGTATCACGTAATGAAAGTAACACGAATAGTTTTAATACCACAGATAGTGAAAGAGTCATACAAAATGCCGCTGATTTTTCCCCTAGACCCGGTGCTATACTTGCGCTTTCTAACGTTGAATCAACAACAACAACATTTACAAATAGATTAAATTATACGAAAACAATTAGTGATATACATCGAATAGATGCCGTCGCTGGTATATCATGGGATGCAAGCAAAAGAAATGGTATTGAAGAGAGTTACAGAGGCTTTCCAGATGATTATATTTTAATAGCTCCCAGCAATGCTGAATTTAATGATTTTCGTAATGATGGATCTATTGAGCAAGGTTTGAATTCTATTTTTGGTAGAGTTAATTACGTATATGATGATCGGTATTTAGCAACGTTCACTATACGTAGAGATGGTTCATCACAATTTGGACCAGGTAATCAATACGGCGTTTTTCCTTCAGGTGCTTTAGCCTGGAATATACATAATGAATCTTTTTTAGAAAACAGCAAGACCATAAACCAACTAAAAGTAAGAACTTCTTTAGGTAAAACAGGTAATGATAACACAGCAAATTTTGCCTATTTAGCCCTTTATAATTCAACTGGTTTTGGAGGCTCCATTTATAATGGCATCGTAGGCTTATTACCAAATGGGGTTCCTAATCTAAATATTCGTTGGGAAGAAACAGATCAATTAGATCTGGCTACAGAGTTCGCTTTATTTAATAATAGATTATATGGTGAAATTGGGTATTACGAAAAAAACACTTCCGGTTTACTTTTAAACGTGCCAATAACATTGCAATCAGGTAGTGCTGTGTTTAATGCTAATGTAGCCGATGTAAGTAATAAAGGTTGGGAGTTCACACTTGGTGGCGACATCTTTAGAAGCAAGGATTTTACATGGTCTTCCTCTTTTAATATTGCTACAGTAAAAAATAATGTTGATAATCTATACAATGCAGATAGCGGAACAGATGCTGTGTCTGAAGGAAACCCTATAGGCACCATATTTGGGTTTAATGTTACAAGAATTGCTCAAGAACAACAAGAAATTGACGATTTAAATGCAGCATCTCCAAGCGGTATATACGACGATTTTTTAACAGCCCCAGGGGATTATATTTTTGAAGACACCAATGGAGATAATGTTTTAAATGATGATGATAGGGTTGCGTTAGGTGGCGGTGGAATTCCAGACTACTTTGGAGGATGGAATAACCAAATAAGGTATAAAAACTGGAGTTGTAATATAAACTGGACCTATGCGCAAGGTATAGAAAGAATATTTACCACAGATAGAACAGGATTTGGTTCTATTGATTTGAGTAAGAATTTCTCTAGAAGAGTATTCGATACCTGGGCTCAAGACAACACGGATGCCTCTCTAGCACGTCTTGGCTCCTTTTCTTATTTTAGAGGAGTAAGCTCGTATGATGTTGTTGATGCCTCATATATTAAGTTAAGATCTGCTTCTATTTCATATAGTCTACCAAAAGATATCATTAGTAAATTAGGACTCTCTAATGTGCAATTTACAGTAACTGGTAATAATTTATTTTCAATCACCAATTATCCAGGTTTAGATCCTGAAGATGTAGGCGTAAACATTCCTACGAATAGTGTTCCAAGCCAAATTGCACTCAATTCCAGTTCTTCTTTAACAAATGATACTGGAATTAACACTCCTAATACAAGAACCTACACCTTTTCCCTTAATATAGGGTTATAATATATTTAATATAAAGATTATAAATATGAAAAAAATAATATATAGTTTTCTACTGGCTCCCCTTATGTTTCTATCAAATTCTTGTGAGCTAGCAAATGATCTAGACGATTTCCAACCATTACTAAGCTTAGACGCATCAAAGACAATAGTCGATGAAAGAAGCGCAGAAAGTGTATTAGCTGGCGTTTATGTAGGGTTATATGGAACAGAACAGAACCAAGGCGCATTAGCATATACGCTGCCTGATTTTTTAAGTGGATATATTGCACAAACAACAGCATTTGATGACCCCATCAATGTTGATTTTGCTACCATGGCTTCACATAATATTAATACTAATAATCCATTTATAACTACTGCATATCAAAGCTTATATAATGTCATTAATAGAGCTAATTGGTTTATTGAAGGTATGGAAAAGATAACCGATACCGATTTCGATAATCCAGAAAGATATGAAGAATTTCTTGCAGAGGCTAAAATAATAAGAGCATTAGGGCATTACTACTTGTTGCGTTCTTATGGCCAGTTTTATGATGTCACATCAACTTATGGAATTGCAGTAAGAACAACACCAGCTAAAAGTGATGAGGCATTTCCAAGAAATACAGTTGCAGAAACTTATACTGCTATTATTTCAGATTTAGACGCGGGTATAGCCAATGCTCCCGATAATAGGTCTAAACAATACGCAAACAAAACATTTGCAAAAGGATTAAAAGCAAAAATACTTTTGTATCAAGGTCAATATACAGAAGCTGCTATGTTAGCTAAAGAGGTTATTGATAGTTCGCCATCAGATTTTTCTTTAACACCTGCTTATTTTGACATTTTTGGAGACCTTACCTCAACAGAGGTATATGAAAGTTCGGAAGTTTTGTTTGGAACAACACCTGCTGGTGATAGCAATAATGCTTTTAATACCCCGGTAAGATTAATTGGTGGTTTTCCTTTAAATCTTACGAGTAAATTACAAGATCAGGCCAGCAGTTCTGTAACAATAGGTGGGCAAACCATAACCATTGATGGAACGCAAAGAGCAAGTGCACTTACTGCCGAGGTCTTTTTTCCTGGTTCTGGAGTTTTTGGAGTTACCAAATATGGCGGGTTTCCTACTGTTGAAATGATCAGGCATATGAGAATGGCAGAAGTTTATTTAATTTATGCAGAGGCAGATGCTAGAGCAAATAGTACAGTTACTCCAGAAGCATTAGCTGCTTTAAACGCCATTAGAGCAAGAGCAGGTGCAACGATTGGAGGAGATGGTTTTGTTGAATACCCAGCAAGTATAACTTTAGATGAATTTCTAACTGCTGTACGTTTAGAAAAAGCGGTTGAGTTATTTTCTGAAGGCGGGCAGTCTTGGTTCGATCTAGTTAGATATGCTTTTGTAGATGGTGGTTTTAATGCTGGCTTTAAAGTTGAAGATGAAGTTGCAGTAGCAACGAATCCAGACAAATTTATTTTCCCAATACCATTTGCTTCCATTCAAGTAAGTAATGGTAATGTAGAACAAAACCCTGGTTATTAGCAATTAAGTACACCCCAGTTTTTGATATGCAATACAAGTCTAAAACTGGGGTTTTATTTCATCGCAAAAAGA includes:
- a CDS encoding RagB/SusD family nutrient uptake outer membrane protein → MKKIIYSFLLAPLMFLSNSCELANDLDDFQPLLSLDASKTIVDERSAESVLAGVYVGLYGTEQNQGALAYTLPDFLSGYIAQTTAFDDPINVDFATMASHNINTNNPFITTAYQSLYNVINRANWFIEGMEKITDTDFDNPERYEEFLAEAKIIRALGHYYLLRSYGQFYDVTSTYGIAVRTTPAKSDEAFPRNTVAETYTAIISDLDAGIANAPDNRSKQYANKTFAKGLKAKILLYQGQYTEAAMLAKEVIDSSPSDFSLTPAYFDIFGDLTSTEVYESSEVLFGTTPAGDSNNAFNTPVRLIGGFPLNLTSKLQDQASSSVTIGGQTITIDGTQRASALTAEVFFPGSGVFGVTKYGGFPTVEMIRHMRMAEVYLIYAEADARANSTVTPEALAALNAIRARAGATIGGDGFVEYPASITLDEFLTAVRLEKAVELFSEGGQSWFDLVRYAFVDGGFNAGFKVEDEVAVATNPDKFIFPIPFASIQVSNGNVEQNPGY
- a CDS encoding RNA polymerase sigma factor, which gives rise to MGDFNILLAALKNGDDHAFEKIYADHYELLCFYLLSYTSDKAKVEDIVQETFITLWSKRKEINITTSLKNYLIRIAYNKLTDTYRKSKKKDEMLSSYYQTALMRAINLDNDEKNERLLKLDKCIDKLPKKCRDVFKENKIKGMKYSQVAENMNISIKTVEGHITNAFRLIRSCMKVNS
- a CDS encoding FecR family protein; translated protein: MNNKIDRLILKLIENTISDKESEILKTWLKSEENLAYFNEFIEINYLINSKNKFDHKPSLANIKASYVNNNDTSKSSKPNKITRLYKYAAAALVLISMGYFFLTKKHVVNENNSIVKNNISIGTDKATLTLDDGSEIVLEKEQEYIGNNVKSNGKELIYDTSPITKNPKTAYNYLTIPKGGQYYVKLSDGTQVWLNSESKLKYPVHFDKEETRIVELIYGEAFFDVTPSTSNNNTSFKVLSNKQDIEVLGTEFNVRAYNDEAFSYTTLVEGSVVVGNATNRETLTPSRQAVLNIESNEIHTTEADVYSIIGWVKGEFRFSKQTLEDMMKTLSRWYDVDVVFKNSDTKNLVFSGILNRSNKIDVLLNKIQKTGEVKFSITNKTITIE
- a CDS encoding SusC/RagA family TonB-linked outer membrane protein; this translates as MRIFVFLLCTTVFSLSPKTGFSQDAQIIINSDKIISVEQIFELIKEQTDYKFIYSYNLIKNAPPISLKKGVIRAGTLLEKGLSAIHCTYEFTDNTVIVKKKKRTVIQETITIKGSVKNDSGDFLPGVSLYVTGLDPSTGDTANATFIRGTTTDFDGTFSLEVEVGYFVTVTALGYKSIYQKITADQTTYNFTLQTSNQLDEVLVVGYGTTRKEDLTGSVGSVKSEELKQIVTQSFDQALVGQVAGLHIQTTGGAPGGSKTIVNIRGLSQISGDNQPLYIVDGVPFVTSPVTNDGFINSVSTENPLIAIDPSNIERIDILKDASSTAIYGSRAANGVIIVTTKRGKKNQAPRISYNVSTTIQNIARRNDLLNAAEHRELVTNLAQESRDNFLFYSFTDEVLDDPNFFGNADTDWQDVITNENAAWVRHNLNISGGSENVAYSLSLGTASQDGVFIESNFKRYTLGSNVDIDVTDRLKLGVSVNYNHSVNRSKDFDSYENVFNYTPDQSPFDENGNFSIQDRFLTFGNDKPFTLLGEGNQTRNRAVSHNIFGSVYGELKLADGLKFRSSINVSRNESNTNSFNTTDSERVIQNAADFSPRPGAILALSNVESTTTTFTNRLNYTKTISDIHRIDAVAGISWDASKRNGIEESYRGFPDDYILIAPSNAEFNDFRNDGSIEQGLNSIFGRVNYVYDDRYLATFTIRRDGSSQFGPGNQYGVFPSGALAWNIHNESFLENSKTINQLKVRTSLGKTGNDNTANFAYLALYNSTGFGGSIYNGIVGLLPNGVPNLNIRWEETDQLDLATEFALFNNRLYGEIGYYEKNTSGLLLNVPITLQSGSAVFNANVADVSNKGWEFTLGGDIFRSKDFTWSSSFNIATVKNNVDNLYNADSGTDAVSEGNPIGTIFGFNVTRIAQEQQEIDDLNAASPSGIYDDFLTAPGDYIFEDTNGDNVLNDDDRVALGGGGIPDYFGGWNNQIRYKNWSCNINWTYAQGIERIFTTDRTGFGSIDLSKNFSRRVFDTWAQDNTDASLARLGSFSYFRGVSSYDVVDASYIKLRSASISYSLPKDIISKLGLSNVQFTVTGNNLFSITNYPGLDPEDVGVNIPTNSVPSQIALNSSSSLTNDTGINTPNTRTYTFSLNIGL
- the rimP gene encoding ribosome assembly cofactor RimP, giving the protein MFKSTVTDLLEAALIERPDLFLIDFTIQGDNQIKVIIDGDNGVLVEDCMFISRAIEHNLDREEQDFSLEVMSAGATSPLVHKRQYKKNLNRVLKVKMASDELEGTLTEATDNDIKLEWKVREPKPIGKGKVTVKKEANIAYENIVEAKVMIKF
- a CDS encoding universal stress protein — protein: MKKILVPTDFSTQAENALKVAALLAKKHHCEIYLLHILEMPIQQVDPLSSYNNLPEAVYFMKLAHKQFEELKAKAYLKDLKLHETVEFHEIFKGVFHVCKKHDIDLVIMGSNGVSGLREMLIGSNTEKVVRTSETPVLVVKNEHETFKINDFVFASDFKDESKATFEKAIYFANILKAKMHLLMVNTPNKFITSAKSKDRMKTFVEGFGFSNYTINVYNDISIEKGIMNFSQSINADLIGMSTHGRQGISHFFNGSISEDLVNHAKRPVITFRI